Genomic segment of Chryseobacterium culicis:
AGGAAATATCTGTACAAGAAGCTGTGGATTTTGTGGCGTTAAAACAGGAAAACCCCTTGATGTAAACTGGGATGAACCTGAAAAAGTAGCCAGATCAATCAAATTAATGAAGATCAAACATGCCGTTCTTACCTCTGTAGACCGTGACGATCTGAAAGATATGGGATCTATTCTTTGGGGAGAAACAGTGAATGCTGTGAGAAGAATTTCTCCGGGAACTACCATGGAAACTCTGATTCCGGATTTCCAGGGTATTACAAAACACCTTGACAGATTGGTAGAAGTAGCTCCGGAAGTGATTTCTCACAATATGGAAACTGTAAAACGTTTGACCAGAGAAGTGAGAATTCAGGCTAAATATGAAAGAAGCCTTGATGTATTGAGATATTTGAAAGAAGCTGGCCAAAGAAGAACCAAAACAGGGGTAATGCTTGGATTGGGAGAAACTAAAGATGAGGTGTTCCAGACTATCGAAGATATCAGAAATGCCAATGTAGATGTTATTACTATGGGACAATATCTGCAGCCGACTAAAAAGCACCTTCCTGTAAAAAAATTCATCACTCCGGAAGAATTTGATGAGTTCGGAGACTTTGCAAGAAGCCTAGGGTTCAGACATGTTGAAAGTTCTCCTCTTGTAAGAAGTTCTTACCACGCAGAAAAACATATTCACTAAAATATAAACCGTTCAGAAATGAGCGGTTTTTTGTTTTTTAGGTGGCAGGTGGTAGATGATAGGTAGCAGGGATTAGGGAAAAGCTTTCATTTGTAATAACGAATTCCATCATTCCCCTCCTCTGGAGGGGTGGCAGAAATTCAAAGGATTTTTGACGGGGTGGTCAAAAATATAACGTTTCATTTAAATATCAATAGGAGCGGACTTCACTCTGCTTATTATAAAATTAAAATTCATCCGGCTTTAGCCGAAAC
This window contains:
- the lipA gene encoding lipoyl synthase; the encoded protein is MENSVQDTTVQKPKWIRVKLPTGKNYRELRTLVDKYKLNTICQSGSCPNMGECWGEGTATFMILGNICTRSCGFCGVKTGKPLDVNWDEPEKVARSIKLMKIKHAVLTSVDRDDLKDMGSILWGETVNAVRRISPGTTMETLIPDFQGITKHLDRLVEVAPEVISHNMETVKRLTREVRIQAKYERSLDVLRYLKEAGQRRTKTGVMLGLGETKDEVFQTIEDIRNANVDVITMGQYLQPTKKHLPVKKFITPEEFDEFGDFARSLGFRHVESSPLVRSSYHAEKHIH